The following nucleotide sequence is from Pueribacillus theae.
GCTGAGAAAATAATAAGCAAAGGCCCTCTAGCAGTGATGCTTGCAAAATTGGCAGTTAACTACGGAACTGAAACAGAAATGAAAACAGGATTGATGATTGAAAGACTTTCTCAGGCCATCCTCTATACATCTGAAGATAAAAATGAAGGAACGACTGCATTTCTTGAAAAAAGAAAACCGAACTTCAAAGGAAAATAAAGAAACTATTGAACGATAATAAAGAGGTGGTTAAATGATGTTTAAGAAAGCAGCGGTTGTCGGCGCAGGAACGATGGGGAGGGGCATTGCCTTTGCCATTGGAGTCAAAGGGATTGAAGTAACCCTTCAAGACATTAATGAAGAGATGCTCGAACTTAGCAAAGATTACATAAAAAAACAATTTGAGATCAGTATCGAAAAACAAAAAATTACAGAAGAAGAAGCGGCAAAAAATCTCGAAAAAATTCATTACACTACAAATCTCGAAGAAGCTGCTAAAGATGCGGATATCGTAATAGAAGCTGTACTTGAATTGATGGATCTCAAAATTGAACTATTTAAGAAACTGGATGACATTACTCCGTCGCATACAATTTTAGCGACAAACACATCAACGATGAGCCCGACAGAGATTGCGGCGGCAACGAATCGCCCTGGACAATGTGTGGCATTGCACTTTTTCAACCCAGTGCCAAAGATGAAACTGATCGAAATTATTCGCGGTTTGGAAACCTCCGACGAAACGATGCAGAAAGCGTTGCAGTTTGGCGAACTTATCGGGAAAGAATGCGTCCAAATCAACGAATTCCCAGGTTTTGCGACAAGCAGAATGAACTGCCTGATCGGAAATGAAGCGATGAATATGGTGATGGAAGGCGTAGGCAGTGTAGAAGATATAGACAAAGCGATGAAACTTGGCCTAAACCATCCAATGGGACCGCTAGAGCTTGCCGACCTCGTTGGACTTGATACAAGGCTCCGAAACATGGAGTATCTTCACCAAACATTAGGAGAGAAATTCAGGCCTTGCCCGTTATTGGTGAAATATGTAAAAGCAGGCAGGCTTGGACGAAAAAGCGGAAAAGGTTTTTATGATTATTCTGCTAAAAAATAAAGAAATATGATAAGATAGATATGGATAGGAGTGGATGATAATGGACTTTAAATTAAGCGATGATATTTTATTTCTAAAAAATAATGTTCGCGACTTTGTTCAAAATGAAGTAGAACCTGTTGCAATGGAAATTGAAGAGACAGATAAGATTCCGGAGAAAATTGTCGAAATGTCGAAAGAGATGGGGCTGTTTGGACTTAGTATTCCTGAAGAATACGGCGGCCTTGGCATCGGCATGGTTGGAAAATGTGCGCTTTACGAAGAAATTGGCCAAACACATAATGGCTTTACGACGCTGATTGGCGCCCACACCGGTATTGGTTCTGTTGGCATCGTTGAAATGGGCAACGAAGAACAAAAGAAAAAATATTTGCCTGCAATGGCAAGCGGAGAGAAAATCGGCGCATTCGCATTAACTGAGCCGCAAGCGGGTTCAAATGCGACCAACTTGAAAACAACAGCCGTGAAAAAAGGCGATAAATATATTATCAACGGTACGAAGCATTATATTACCAATGCGGTTGAAGCAGACGTATTTACCGTTATGGCTGTAACCGATCCGTCCAAAGGCGCAAAAGGAATCACATCATTCATCGTTGAAAAAGATTTCCCAGGCTTCAATCTCGGTGGAATTGAAAAGAAAATGGGTCTCAAAGGCTCTCATTCTGCAGAGCTAGTCTTCGAAGATCTTGAAGTTCCTGAGGAAAATGTCCTTGGCGAAGTCGGAATGGGTTATGTTAACGCGCTAAAAATCCTTGCGAACGGCCGCGCTGGCCTAGCTGCCAGAAACCTAGGCTCT
It contains:
- a CDS encoding 3-hydroxyacyl-CoA dehydrogenase family protein, which codes for MMFKKAAVVGAGTMGRGIAFAIGVKGIEVTLQDINEEMLELSKDYIKKQFEISIEKQKITEEEAAKNLEKIHYTTNLEEAAKDADIVIEAVLELMDLKIELFKKLDDITPSHTILATNTSTMSPTEIAAATNRPGQCVALHFFNPVPKMKLIEIIRGLETSDETMQKALQFGELIGKECVQINEFPGFATSRMNCLIGNEAMNMVMEGVGSVEDIDKAMKLGLNHPMGPLELADLVGLDTRLRNMEYLHQTLGEKFRPCPLLVKYVKAGRLGRKSGKGFYDYSAKK
- a CDS encoding acyl-CoA dehydrogenase family protein, with the translated sequence MDFKLSDDILFLKNNVRDFVQNEVEPVAMEIEETDKIPEKIVEMSKEMGLFGLSIPEEYGGLGIGMVGKCALYEEIGQTHNGFTTLIGAHTGIGSVGIVEMGNEEQKKKYLPAMASGEKIGAFALTEPQAGSNATNLKTTAVKKGDKYIINGTKHYITNAVEADVFTVMAVTDPSKGAKGITSFIVEKDFPGFNLGGIEKKMGLKGSHSAELVFEDLEVPEENVLGEVGMGYVNALKILANGRAGLAARNLGSCQKLLDMSMHHVEERIQFGVPIIEHQAVAHMVAEMAMETEALRSFTYRVAWMVDQGMKVIKEAAMLKLYGSEVYNRVADKAVQVHGGIGYISDFPIERYYRDARITRIYEGTSEIQKNIIAGQLRKEYK